From Dermochelys coriacea isolate rDerCor1 chromosome 23, rDerCor1.pri.v4, whole genome shotgun sequence, one genomic window encodes:
- the LOC122457241 gene encoding collagen alpha-1(I) chain-like translates to MWLLCVSHHSARHKSSLTFVTIYSVLSNSLDKLTGGKLRQRKSQEDAKTQLSSKPSKRVTISGVVEQPGQGSQETSSVAPSAIESTGVQGPAGSGAAPQRESSPLPKAQSGRSRAAMVPSPPERSRASVGVGRSTAATASVGVGHSVVATASAATGPSRLGSAQPLGMDGEKDPGRRSRELSAERSRAQQGHASPSTEQGRSHSWSPMGRPSQPRSSAMSGDSGAARLSERSRVSVAAGPSERSRISVAAGPSEMATVSVAVGPSELEPWNSTRLSGRDQLSLPGRGSGDRSKAGSQTGSQISSPSSMRNAGTPGAVAALGMEDDDVSRETSKKSRASVVLSSPERSKPVALGSAEKSRASVAPGSPKRFKVSVAAGPSERSRASVAAGPSEMATVSVAVGRSEPGSLSSAWTPGTDAQRAPNAGRSRLSSPCSGAPLGTEAGHASPGSATLGRSGEQSRSQAREEGGARSQSLSSQAPHVRAAVSGPSSTRPSELDRQGELGWRSSRPSATRSQSKGRKRDKQDPSVGHPATKGGSERAADRMKSQ, encoded by the exons atgTGGCTGCTCTGTGTGTCTCATCACTCAGCCAGGCACAAGAGCAGCCTCACGTTCGTCACTATCTACAGCGTCCTGTCAAACTCCCTGGACAAGCTGACGGGCGGGAAGCTGAGACAG AGAAAGAGCCAGGAAGATGCCAAGACACAGCTGTCTTCGAAGCCCTCCAAGCGGGTCACCATCTCGGGCGTGGTGGAGCAGCCAGGCCAGGGCAGCCAGGAGACCAGCTCCGTGGCACCCTCAGCTATTGAGAGCACCGGGGTGCAGGGACCGGCTGGCTCCGGGGCAGCTCCGCAGCGGGAGAGCAGCCCACTGCCCAAGGCGCAGTCTGGGAGATCAAGagctgccatggttcccagcccccctgaGCGATCCAGAGCCTCCGTGGGCGTGGGGCGCTCAACAGCAGCCACAGCCTCCGTGGGCGTGGGGCATTCGGTGGTAGCCACAGCGTCGGCAGCAACAGGTCCTTCCAGGCTGGGCAGTGCCCAGCCCttggggatggatggagagaaGGACCCAGGCAGGAGATCCAGGGAGCTGAGTGCGGAGAGGAGCCGAGCCCAACAGGGCCACGCCAGCCCCTCCACGGAGCAGGGTAGGTCCCATTCCTGGAGCCCCATGGGGAGGCCAAGCCAACCAAGGTCCAGCGCCATGTCTGGAGATTCTGGAGCAGCCAGGCTTTCAGAGCGATCCAGAGTCTCAGTGGCTGCTGGCCCTTCGGAGAGATCCAGAATCTCAGTGGCTGCTGGCCCTTCGGAGATGGCCACGGTGTCGGTAGCCGTAGGTCCATCCGAGCTGGAGCCATGGAACAGCACCCGGCTCTCAGGGAGGGACCAGCTGAGCCTGCCAGGCAGGGGATCTGGAGACCGCAGCAAGGCGGGGAGCCAGACTGGAAGTCAAATCAGCTCCCCGAGCTCCATGAGGAACGCTGGGACCCCCGGTGCCGTGGCTGCCCTAGGGATGGAGGATGACGACGTATCTAGAGAGACATCCAAGAAGTCCAGAGCCTCTGTGGTTCTAAGCTCTCCAGAAAGATCGAAACCTGTGGCTCTAGGTTCTGCGGAAAAATCTAGAGCGTCGGTAGCTCCAGGTTCTCCAAAGCGATTCAAAGTCTCAGTGGCTGCTGGCCCATCAGAAAGATCCAGAGCATCCGTGGCCGCTGGCCCTTCGGAGATGGCTACGGTGTCGGTGGCCGTGGGACGGTCTGAGCCAGGGTCTCTCAGCAGTGCCTGGACCCCAGGGACAGATGCTCAGAGGGCTCCCAATGCGGGGAGGAGCCGACTCAGCTCCCCATGCTCCGGGGCTCCTCTGGGGACGGAGGCCGGCCACGCATCCCCAGGCAGTGCCACCCTGGGGAGATCCGGGGAGCAGAGCCGAAGCCAGgccagggaggaaggaggggccCGTTCCCAGAGTCTCTCGAGCCAGGCGCCCCATGTGAGAGCTGCAGTCTCGGGGCCCAGCAGTACCCGGCCCTCGGAGCTGGACAGacagggggagctgggctggagatCCAGCCGACCCAGTGCAACAAGGAGCCAGAGCAAAGGCCGGAAGAGAGACAAGCAGGACCCCTCTGTTGGGCACCCTGCCACCAA AGGCGGCAGTGAGCGGGCTGCAGACAGAATGAAATCCCAGTAG
- the LOC119846890 gene encoding protein FAM71B translates to MIIARPMERSQGEPLGPRTAHAPPELELTRLIPLEQVSLYLHDMGEQRLKLRLATGRVYYLKLCAPRGEERPLFARWLRLTYLLRVPLDSWASIPSWHTSDLHGRSAKQPHSQRLWPIQEEEEPRTLIPQLGEPPGSGSWTPSQGQLRGRQRLASPITGQQPSTRSVGGQGSRCPTSPSIAALVRRSPKLLDDLSGSQAEVTSPWTQGPVSRELSAERNCGQLSLAIPSGSRSPAGIPRQHGSSAGSRATMAPGSPERSRASVGVGRSAVATASVGMGCSAVATVSAAAGPSRPASARPSGMGGEMEPGERCRKPSTEMRRTELGCSSPSTEQGRSCSQSQRGSNAASRAAVAPGSPERSRASVGVGRSAGGTASVGVGRSLPSTASVAAGPSRLASTQPSGMEPDRRSGERSQAQLGHTSPSTEQGHSHFRSQHGSSAALGPTGGTVTPSSHGQPSGSRAPSFLEPARSPLAAAAPLERSQLSGGVGPSEVATAALAMDPSGQRSWSSSWLDRAERQGRRSRETAGESGKGKARSSSGSPSHKRPSK, encoded by the exons ATGATCATCGCCCGCCCCATGGAGAGGTCCCAGGGGGAGCCTTTGGGCCCCAGGACAGCGCACGCCCCACCAGAGCTGGAACTGACCCG GCTGATCCCACTGGAGCAGGTGAGCCTCTACCTGCACGACATGGGAGAGCAGCGTCTGAAGCTGCGCCTGGCCACAGGGCGTGTCTACTACCTGAAGCTCTGTGCCCCCCGGGGGGAGGAGCGTCCGCTCTTTGCACGCTGGCTGCGGCTCACCTACCTGCTGAGGGTCCCCCTGGACAGCTGGGCCAGCATCCCCTCCTGGCACACCTCCGACCTGCATGGGCGCAGTGCCAAG CAACCCCATAGCCAGCGGCTGTGGCCcattcaggaggaggaggagcccaggACCCTGATACCCCAACTTGGGGAGCCCCCAGGCAGTGGGAGCTGGACCCCCAGCCAGGGGCAGCTGAGAGGGAGGCAGCGTCTGGCCAGCCCCATCACGGGGCAGCAACCCTCCAC GCGGAGCGTAGGGGGACAGGGGTCCAGATGCCCCACATCGCCCAGCATAG CAGCCCTGGTGAGACGCTCCCCAAAACTCCTTGATGATCTTTCTGGGTCCCAGGCAGAGGTCACCAGCCCCTGGACACAG GGCCCAGTGTCCAGAGAGCTGAGCGCAGAGAGGAACTGTGGCCAGCTGAGCCTGGCCATCCCCTCTGGTTCCCGGAGCCCGGCAGGAATCCCGAGACAGCATGGATCTAGTGCCGGGTCTAGAGCCACCATGGCTCCTGGCTCCCCTGAGCGATCCAGAGCTTCTGTGGGCGTGGGGCGCTCAGCGGTGGCCACGGCTTCTGTGGGCATGGGGTGCTCGGCGGTGGCCACGGTGTCGGCGGCAGCAGGTCCGTCCAGGCCGGCCAGCGCCCGGCCCTCGGGGATGGGTGGAGAGATGGAGCCGGGCGAGAGATGCAGGAAGCCCAGCACGGAGATGAGACGAACTGAGttgggctgctccagcccctccacGGAGCAGGGCAGGTCCTGTTCCCAGAGCCAGCGTGGATCTAATGCAGCATCCAGAGCCGCCGTGGCTCCCGGGTCCCCTGAGCGATCCAGAGCCTCCGTGGGTGTGGGGCGCTCGGCGGGGGGCACCGCTTCCGTGGGCGTGGGGCGCTCCCTACCGTCCACTGCTTCAGTGGCAGCGGGTCCTTCCAGGCTGGCCAGCACCCAGCCCTCGGGGATGGAGCCAGACAGGAGATCCGGGGAGAGGAGCCAAGCCCAGCTGGGCCACACCAGCCCCTCCACGGAGCAGGGCCATTCCCATTTCCGGAGCCAGCATGGATCTAGTGCAGCGCTCGGGCCAACCGGAGGCACCGTGACCCCCAGCTCCCATGGGCAGCCTAGTGGCTCCAGGGCTCCCAGCTTTCTGGAGCCAGCCAGATCGCCCCTTGCTGCTGCCGCACCTCTGGAGAGATCTCAACTCTCTGGGGGCGTGGGGCCTTCGGAGGTCGCCACGGCGGCCCTGGCCATGGACCCCTCTGGGCAGAGAAGCTGGAGCAGCTCCTGGTTGGATCGAGCCGAGAGACAGGGTAGGAGATCCAGGGAGACAGCTGGAGAAAGCGGTAAAGGCAAAGCCCGGTCCAGCTCCGGCAGCCCCAGCCACAAGAGGCCGTCCAAGTAG
- the TMEM238 gene encoding transmembrane protein 238 — protein MASGGLGRCRLALGLALLLDGAGMGALLTGIFARLRVRGQDFGDLLIYSGAVLVFLSLLGWVLWYTGNLELAPDELGRDYAAKGGTLARLARKLSRRWSRRQPGPLALGPVRGSQGPPTRETV, from the coding sequence atggcctcgggggggctgggcaggtgcCGCCTGGCGCTGGGCCTGGCGCTGCTGCTGGACGGGGCGGGCATGGGGGCGCTGCTAACGGGCATCTTCGCCCGGCTGCGGGTGCGGGGCCAGGACTTCGGGGACCTGCTGATCTACTCGGGGGCGGTGCTGGTCttcctgagcctgctgggctggGTGCTCTGGTACACGGGCAACCTGGAGCTGGCGCCCGACGAGCTGGGGCGTGACTACGCCGCCAAGGGGGGCACCCTGGCCCGCCTCGCCCGCAAGCTCTCCCGTCGGTGGTCCCGGCGCCAGCCCGGCCCGCTGGCCCTGGGCCCCGTGCGGGGGAGCCAGGGGCCCCCGACCCGGGAGACGGTCTAG